The following coding sequences are from one Gossypium hirsutum isolate 1008001.06 chromosome A12, Gossypium_hirsutum_v2.1, whole genome shotgun sequence window:
- the LOC107932597 gene encoding thaumatin-like protein 1b isoform X1 — protein MGCLHLSSTFLSFLFLISLLSEVNPASFKIVNRCRHTIWPGFLSGANTPQLPTTGFVLNPGKSRTVTIPRSWSGRLWGRALCGQDSSGKFVCLSGDCGSGQIECSGSGAKPPATLAEFTLNGAGGLDFYDVSLVDGYNLPMLVVAKGGKGNCSATGCLLDLNGACPPQLRGDGGVGCRSACEAFGDPQYCCSGAFGTPDVCHPSVFSLFFKHACPRAYSYAYDDVTSTYTCAGADYVIIFCPPPYSSQKVLGARKDGALVPLVNKSTIYLSRIHANRAALSDCLQLLGFHVCHKKYSVSPLHSKVLIFYCQSNTCKFSKSLNFKYVQLECSNKLKAFVFHSIHTNHSHFGKMF, from the exons ATGGGTTGTCTTCATCTCTCTTccaccttcctttctttcttgttCTTGATTTCTCTCCTTTCAG AAGTGAATCCAGCTTCTTTCAAGATCGTCAACAGGTGCCGCCACACGATATGGCCTGGCTTTCTATCCGGCGCCAACACACCTCAGCTTCCTACTACTGGCTTCGTTCTTAACCCTGGCAAATCAAGAACCGTAACGATACCCAGGTCTTGGTCCGGTCGACTCTGGGGTCGAGCCCTTTGCGGCCAAGATTCCTCCGGTAAATTCGTTTGTCTTAGCGGCGACTGTGGCTCCGGTCAAATCGAATGTTCCGGGAGTGGCGCCAAGCCGCCAGCCACTCTCGCGGAATTCACTTTAAACGGTGCCGGAGGATTGGATTTTTACGACGTGAGCTTAGTCGACGGATACAATTTGCCGATGTTGGTCGTGGCCAAGGGAGGAAAAGGCAACTGTAGCGCCACCGGTTGCTTATTGGACCTCAACGGCGCGTGTCCTCCGCAGTTACGTGGTGATGGGGGCGTGGGGTGTAGGAGCGCGTGTGAAGCTTTCGGAGATCCCCAATACTGTTGCAGCGGTGCGTTCGGAACGCCTGACGTGTGTCACCCGTCGGTATTCTCTTTGTTCTTCAAGCATGCTTGTCCACGCGCGTATAGTTACGCGTATGATGATGTTACGAGTACGTACACGTGTGCAGGAGCTGATTACGTCATCATATTTTGCCCGCCTCCTTATTCCAG CCAAAAAGTATTGGGCGCTCGGAAAGACGGAGCACTGGTACCGCTTGTGAATAAGAGTACGATATACCTATCACGCATACATGCGAATAGAGCTGCATTATCAG ATTGCTTACAGCTATTGGGGTTTCACGTTTGCCACAAGAAGTATTCTGTATCTCCCCTGCACTCAAAGGTTTTAATTTTTTACTGTCAATCTAATACTTGTAAGTTTAGCAAGTCTTTAAATTTCAAGTATGTACAGCTTGAATGCTCAAATAAGCTCAAGGCTTTTGTGTTTCACAGTATACATACGAACCACAGTCACTTCGGGAAAATGTTCTAA
- the LOC107932597 gene encoding thaumatin-like protein 1b isoform X4, with amino-acid sequence MGCLHLSSTFLSFLFLISLLSEVNPASFKIVNRCRHTIWPGFLSGANTPQLPTTGFVLNPGKSRTVTIPRSWSGRLWGRALCGQDSSGKFVCLSGDCGSGQIECSGSGAKPPATLAEFTLNGAGGLDFYDVSLVDGYNLPMLVVAKGGKGNCSATGCLLDLNGACPPQLRGDGGVGCRSACEAFGDPQYCCSGAFGTPDVCHPSVFSLFFKHACPRAYSYAYDDVTSTYTCAGADYVIIFCPPPYSRLLTAIGVSRLPQEVFCISPALKGFNFLLSI; translated from the exons ATGGGTTGTCTTCATCTCTCTTccaccttcctttctttcttgttCTTGATTTCTCTCCTTTCAG AAGTGAATCCAGCTTCTTTCAAGATCGTCAACAGGTGCCGCCACACGATATGGCCTGGCTTTCTATCCGGCGCCAACACACCTCAGCTTCCTACTACTGGCTTCGTTCTTAACCCTGGCAAATCAAGAACCGTAACGATACCCAGGTCTTGGTCCGGTCGACTCTGGGGTCGAGCCCTTTGCGGCCAAGATTCCTCCGGTAAATTCGTTTGTCTTAGCGGCGACTGTGGCTCCGGTCAAATCGAATGTTCCGGGAGTGGCGCCAAGCCGCCAGCCACTCTCGCGGAATTCACTTTAAACGGTGCCGGAGGATTGGATTTTTACGACGTGAGCTTAGTCGACGGATACAATTTGCCGATGTTGGTCGTGGCCAAGGGAGGAAAAGGCAACTGTAGCGCCACCGGTTGCTTATTGGACCTCAACGGCGCGTGTCCTCCGCAGTTACGTGGTGATGGGGGCGTGGGGTGTAGGAGCGCGTGTGAAGCTTTCGGAGATCCCCAATACTGTTGCAGCGGTGCGTTCGGAACGCCTGACGTGTGTCACCCGTCGGTATTCTCTTTGTTCTTCAAGCATGCTTGTCCACGCGCGTATAGTTACGCGTATGATGATGTTACGAGTACGTACACGTGTGCAGGAGCTGATTACGTCATCATATTTTGCCCGCCTCCTTATTCCAG ATTGCTTACAGCTATTGGGGTTTCACGTTTGCCACAAGAAGTATTCTGTATCTCCCCTGCACTCAAAGGTTTTAATTTTTTACTGTCAATCTAA
- the LOC107932597 gene encoding thaumatin-like protein 1b isoform X3, which translates to MGCLHLSSTFLSFLFLISLLSEVNPASFKIVNRCRHTIWPGFLSGANTPQLPTTGFVLNPGKSRTVTIPRSWSGRLWGRALCGQDSSGKFVCLSGDCGSGQIECSGSGAKPPATLAEFTLNGAGGLDFYDVSLVDGYNLPMLVVAKGGKGNCSATGCLLDLNGACPPQLRGDGGVGCRSACEAFGDPQYCCSGAFGTPDVCHPSVFSLFFKHACPRAYSYAYDDVTSTYTCAGADYVIIFCPPPYSSQKVLGARKDGALVPLVNKSTIYLSRIHANRAALSGK; encoded by the exons ATGGGTTGTCTTCATCTCTCTTccaccttcctttctttcttgttCTTGATTTCTCTCCTTTCAG AAGTGAATCCAGCTTCTTTCAAGATCGTCAACAGGTGCCGCCACACGATATGGCCTGGCTTTCTATCCGGCGCCAACACACCTCAGCTTCCTACTACTGGCTTCGTTCTTAACCCTGGCAAATCAAGAACCGTAACGATACCCAGGTCTTGGTCCGGTCGACTCTGGGGTCGAGCCCTTTGCGGCCAAGATTCCTCCGGTAAATTCGTTTGTCTTAGCGGCGACTGTGGCTCCGGTCAAATCGAATGTTCCGGGAGTGGCGCCAAGCCGCCAGCCACTCTCGCGGAATTCACTTTAAACGGTGCCGGAGGATTGGATTTTTACGACGTGAGCTTAGTCGACGGATACAATTTGCCGATGTTGGTCGTGGCCAAGGGAGGAAAAGGCAACTGTAGCGCCACCGGTTGCTTATTGGACCTCAACGGCGCGTGTCCTCCGCAGTTACGTGGTGATGGGGGCGTGGGGTGTAGGAGCGCGTGTGAAGCTTTCGGAGATCCCCAATACTGTTGCAGCGGTGCGTTCGGAACGCCTGACGTGTGTCACCCGTCGGTATTCTCTTTGTTCTTCAAGCATGCTTGTCCACGCGCGTATAGTTACGCGTATGATGATGTTACGAGTACGTACACGTGTGCAGGAGCTGATTACGTCATCATATTTTGCCCGCCTCCTTATTCCAG CCAAAAAGTATTGGGCGCTCGGAAAGACGGAGCACTGGTACCGCTTGTGAATAAGAGTACGATATACCTATCACGCATACATGCGAATAGAGCTGCATTATCAG GCAAGTAG
- the LOC107932597 gene encoding thaumatin-like protein 1b isoform X2, producing MGCLHLSSTFLSFLFLISLLSEVNPASFKIVNRCRHTIWPGFLSGANTPQLPTTGFVLNPGKSRTVTIPRSWSGRLWGRALCGQDSSGKFVCLSGDCGSGQIECSGSGAKPPATLAEFTLNGAGGLDFYDVSLVDGYNLPMLVVAKGGKGNCSATGCLLDLNGACPPQLRGDGGVGCRSACEAFGDPQYCCSGAFGTPDVCHPSVFSLFFKHACPRAYSYAYDDVTSTYTCAGADYVIIFCPPPYSSQKVLGARKDGALVPLVNKSTIYLSRIHANRAALSGLPQSQFTASAAPSALTLLLFWQLILPL from the exons ATGGGTTGTCTTCATCTCTCTTccaccttcctttctttcttgttCTTGATTTCTCTCCTTTCAG AAGTGAATCCAGCTTCTTTCAAGATCGTCAACAGGTGCCGCCACACGATATGGCCTGGCTTTCTATCCGGCGCCAACACACCTCAGCTTCCTACTACTGGCTTCGTTCTTAACCCTGGCAAATCAAGAACCGTAACGATACCCAGGTCTTGGTCCGGTCGACTCTGGGGTCGAGCCCTTTGCGGCCAAGATTCCTCCGGTAAATTCGTTTGTCTTAGCGGCGACTGTGGCTCCGGTCAAATCGAATGTTCCGGGAGTGGCGCCAAGCCGCCAGCCACTCTCGCGGAATTCACTTTAAACGGTGCCGGAGGATTGGATTTTTACGACGTGAGCTTAGTCGACGGATACAATTTGCCGATGTTGGTCGTGGCCAAGGGAGGAAAAGGCAACTGTAGCGCCACCGGTTGCTTATTGGACCTCAACGGCGCGTGTCCTCCGCAGTTACGTGGTGATGGGGGCGTGGGGTGTAGGAGCGCGTGTGAAGCTTTCGGAGATCCCCAATACTGTTGCAGCGGTGCGTTCGGAACGCCTGACGTGTGTCACCCGTCGGTATTCTCTTTGTTCTTCAAGCATGCTTGTCCACGCGCGTATAGTTACGCGTATGATGATGTTACGAGTACGTACACGTGTGCAGGAGCTGATTACGTCATCATATTTTGCCCGCCTCCTTATTCCAG CCAAAAAGTATTGGGCGCTCGGAAAGACGGAGCACTGGTACCGCTTGTGAATAAGAGTACGATATACCTATCACGCATACATGCGAATAGAGCTGCATTATCAGGTCTGCCCCAATCGCAATTTACTGCCAGTGCAGCCCCTTCTGCTTTGACTCTTTTACTCTTTTGGCAACTTATTTTACCCTTGTGA